One window of Sphingobium sp. TKS genomic DNA carries:
- a CDS encoding IS6-like element IS6100 family transposase, giving the protein MTDFKWRHFQGDVILWAVRWYCRYPISYRDLEEMLAERGISVDHTTIYRWVQCYAPEMEKRLRWFWRRGFDPSWRLDETYVKVRGKWTYLYRAVDKRGDTIDFYLSPTRSAKAAKRFLGKALRGLKHWEKPATLNTDKAPSYGAAITELKREGKLDRETAHRQVKYLNNVIEADHGKLKILIKPVRGFKSIPTAYATIKGFEVMRALRKGQARPWCLQPGIRGEVRLVERAFGIGPSALTEAMGMLNHHFAAAA; this is encoded by the coding sequence ATGACGGATTTCAAGTGGCGCCATTTCCAGGGTGATGTGATCCTGTGGGCGGTGCGCTGGTATTGTCGCTATCCGATCAGCTATCGCGACCTTGAGGAAATGCTGGCGGAACGCGGCATTTCGGTCGACCATACGACGATCTATCGCTGGGTCCAGTGCTACGCCCCGGAGATGGAGAAGCGGCTGCGCTGGTTCTGGCGGCGTGGCTTTGATCCGAGCTGGCGCCTGGATGAAACCTACGTCAAGGTGCGGGGCAAGTGGACCTACCTGTACCGGGCAGTCGACAAGCGGGGCGACACGATCGATTTCTACCTGTCGCCGACCCGCAGCGCCAAGGCAGCGAAGCGGTTCCTGGGCAAGGCCCTGCGAGGCCTGAAGCACTGGGAAAAGCCTGCCACGCTCAATACCGACAAAGCGCCGAGCTATGGTGCAGCGATCACCGAATTGAAGCGCGAAGGAAAGCTGGACCGGGAGACGGCCCACCGGCAGGTGAAGTATCTCAATAACGTGATCGAGGCCGATCACGGAAAGCTCAAGATACTGATCAAGCCGGTGCGCGGTTTCAAATCGATCCCCACGGCCTATGCCACGATCAAGGGATTCGAAGTCATGCGAGCCCTGCGCAAAGGACAGGCTCGCCCCTGGTGCCTGCAGCCCGGCATCAGGGGCGAGGTGCGCCTTGTGGAGAGAGCTTTTGGCATTGGGCCCTCGGCGCTGACGGAGGCCATGGGCATGCTCAACCACCATTTCGCAGCAGCCGCCTGA
- a CDS encoding HAD family hydrolase, with protein MAPLEIRHRSVRPISAKHAQASRFLQQSHHDLLRELEERAKAMVGEQAAVVRSQPYYLDVTHNLANKGDGITALARAFGVELAQVAALGDMPNDVPMFARVGFAVAMGQAPASVRTAASATAASNEEDGVADAVHRFVRPRIARS; from the coding sequence ATGGCGCCACTTGAAATCCGTCATCGTTCCGTCCGTCCAATCTCCGCCAAGCATGCTCAAGCTTCACGATTTTTGCAACAGAGCCACCATGATCTGCTCCGCGAGCTCGAGGAGCGCGCAAAGGCAATGGTCGGCGAGCAAGCGGCGGTTGTGCGTTCCCAGCCTTATTATCTCGATGTGACCCACAACCTCGCCAACAAGGGCGACGGGATAACCGCGCTGGCCCGGGCGTTCGGGGTCGAACTGGCCCAGGTCGCCGCGCTTGGTGACATGCCCAATGATGTACCGATGTTCGCCCGCGTGGGATTTGCGGTGGCGATGGGGCAGGCGCCCGCCAGCGTTCGGACGGCCGCGAGCGCGACCGCGGCCAGCAACGAGGAGGATGGTGTCGCGGACGCCGTCCATCGGTTCGTTCGTCCAAGAATTGCCCGATCTTGA
- the pgl gene encoding 6-phosphogluconolactonase: protein MNGPSERSGAALVWQSFEDAAAMAAPVADVVQSILRSAIAARGSAVIAVPGGQTPKPIFHQLAVRDVDWPRVTLLPTDDRLVPIDDPLSGAGLIRTYFGSTGAMLLTLFDGEADPRSAGDTADRKLRRLRWPLDLVWLGMGEDGHVASILPGPDFDAALNAPARRLAYGVTPDPLPAAAPVARVTLTRAALVATRCLLLTITGETKRAVAEQAIREGSSSNLAIGRVLSSIRAPVAIYWGR from the coding sequence ATGAACGGCCCGTCCGAACGGTCGGGCGCCGCCCTCGTATGGCAGTCGTTCGAGGATGCGGCAGCAATGGCGGCTCCGGTCGCCGACGTCGTCCAATCGATCCTGAGGTCCGCGATCGCAGCGCGCGGTTCGGCCGTCATTGCTGTACCCGGCGGCCAGACACCCAAGCCGATCTTTCACCAGCTCGCCGTCCGCGACGTCGACTGGCCGCGCGTGACGCTGCTGCCGACCGATGACAGGCTGGTGCCAATCGACGATCCGCTTAGCGGCGCCGGCTTGATCCGTACCTATTTCGGCAGCACCGGCGCGATGCTCCTCACCTTGTTCGACGGCGAAGCCGATCCCCGGTCCGCCGGCGACACGGCCGACCGCAAGCTGCGCAGGCTACGATGGCCGCTGGACCTTGTGTGGCTGGGCATGGGCGAGGACGGACATGTCGCATCGATCCTCCCCGGACCCGATTTCGATGCCGCGCTGAACGCTCCCGCGCGCCGGCTCGCCTATGGCGTGACCCCCGACCCGCTTCCGGCGGCAGCGCCCGTCGCACGGGTCACCTTGACACGCGCCGCGCTTGTGGCGACCCGCTGCCTGCTCCTGACGATCACCGGCGAGACAAAGCGCGCCGTCGCGGAACAAGCGATCAGAGAGGGATCCTCGTCCAATCTCGCCATTGGACGCGTGCTGTCATCGATCCGCGCGCCGGTCGCGATCTACTGGGGCCGGTGA
- a CDS encoding GH36-type glycosyl hydrolase domain-containing protein: MATLASRGYRALGVGGYAGAGALIALLLLGFPVIFHVEASVDWILLGFLGLLGAVPAIDSAVSLVNQGLTHQFRVTQIPGLELRGEVPVELRTLVVIPTLLTSSDAILEQVEQLESHHLASICGDIQFALLSDWRDAASETVDGDDTLLQTAIDAVARLNQRHPPSPSGARFLLLHRRRVWNESEGRWMGWERKRGKLHELNRLLRGARDTTFIALAGQPPTVSEGVRYVITLDADTRLPPDTVRRLIGKMAHPLNHPIVDPVKRRVIEGYAILQPRVTPSLPVGAEGSAYQRAFSSPNGIDPYSSAVSDVYQDLFGEGSYAGKGIYAVDAFETVLADRVPDSTLLSHDLFEGVFARTGLATDVEVVESYPTRYDIASLRYHRWARGDWQLLPWILGWSVLLGKSRRLPAQMPASGRWKMIDNLRRSVTPLTCVLALLAGWALPFDAALVWTLFFLGTIALPSLAPVFASAGARHPGIPARVHLARVLHDLGDALWQILLIVTLLAHQAWLMADAVIRTLTRLFITRRNLLQWTPAAQATIGRDPSLGTYYSWMAGAVVTGVVAIAGTAYFGDRTFYLAAPFAILWILSPAIARWVSRPSSAVPEQILSDTDRQALRLIARRTWRYFETFVTPRDHMLPPDNFQETPSPVLARRTSPTNIGLYLLSTASAHDFGWAGAIDTAERLEATMATMAKLDRYRGHFYNWYDTENLRALDPQYVSSVDSGNLAGHLIALARSCEDWSVRALDDTERLAGIFDALLLVREEVEALRDARRTETVTWRQLDDEVALIFAQLETTPAEGTTLAERLHRLAAPAEILVDLAKAFAAERGEDASNIKFWAQAVCHSIASHQRDLSADGDFATRLTAIGRSAREMALAMEFDFLLNQERQLLSIGFVVRDGALDESCYDLLASEARLASFIAIAKGDLPARHWFRLGHSVTPIKGGAALLSWSGSMFEYLMPALIMRAPSQSILGRTNRAVIRRQRDYAKALAMPWGISESAYNARDLHRTYQYSNFGIPGLGLKRGLGEDAVVAPYATALAALVEPVSAARNFTHLAQYGARGRFGFFEALDFTTRRLSEGQNVAIVQAFMAHHQGMTVVALADTVLGGMMRERFHSEPIMHAVELLLHERMPHEIAAAPSWASDAKPDAKIREFATITAWRHVNPHAASPATHLLSNGRYTVMLTAAGSGYSRWRDQAVTRWREDATCDDWGAYLYLRDVESNQLWSATYQPTSVEPDYYSVEFNEERATFLRQDGDLHTALEVVVSTEDDAEVRRLTITNNGRRPREIEVTSYAEIAIAPQAADVAHPVFSKLFIQTEFVARFGAILATRRRRSADETEIWAAHHSVASGDVVSNAEFDSDRTRFLGRGLGVRTPAAAMDGRLLARSTGTILDPAFVLRRRVRLAPGAAARIDFWTVVADSREKLLDVVDKTNDISAFERAVTLAWTQAQIQLHHLGIERDEANDFQRLAGHLIYAGPSLRSSSEIITSGAGPQSGLWPQGISGDLPIILLRIANIEDIRLVHQLLQAMEYWRSRRLEVDLVILNERAASYVQDLQTALETTLRTSQARPPASAEGLTGQVFILRADLVSAETSALLASVARVRLTGDGGGLAEQLNRIKAPIPPLRTDRRTAAQTAPSQPDTEAGAPLEYFNGIGGFADDGREYVITLGPGQSTPAPWINVIANPNFGFQISAEGCGFTWSVNSREHQLTPWSNDPVTDRPGDAIYLRDEDTGELWCPTALPIRDEMGVYVTRHGWGYSRFEHMARGIASEMTTFVPKADPIRITRLKLRNQSDRRRRVSVTAYVDWVLGTSRAAAAPYVCTEVDPDLQAIFARNPWNAAFAGRVAFLDLAGQQTSWTGDRREFIGRNGCLSDPVGLAGSARLSGNAGAGLDPCGAMATTLELAPGAESEIVILLGDATGPEEATALINRYREADLDAVFTEIHDQWEELLGTVKVKTPDRSLDIMANGWLLYQTIACRLWARSGFYQASGAYGFRDQLQDGMALAALHPSFTREHLLRAAARQFAEGDVQHWWLPHSGAGVRTRISDDRLWLAFCVAQYLDVAGDASLLDEAVPFLEGQKLKDDEHDSFFTPTVSDRIASVYEHCAIALDASLARGAHGLPLIGGGDWNDGMNRVGSGGQGESVWLAWLSHMALTAFAAIAEARGEAARASTWREAAKALQKALEDNAWDGGWYRRAWFDDGTPIGSATNDECRIDSIAQSWAVISGAAQSERAARAMDAVARELIRDDDGLALLFTPPFDRTPHDPGYIKGYPPGIRENGGQYTHGAVWSIIALARLGQGAKAASLFWLLNPINHARNRSDLRRYKVEPYVVAADVYSAADHVGRGGWTWYTGSAAWLYRAGVEEILGLRLRGTALHLDPCIPDSWPGFEISLRRGSTRFEIRVENPWGVAKGIASALIDDTEIAERPFEIDLPDDGKTHQILVVMG; encoded by the coding sequence TTGGCGACGCTCGCAAGCCGCGGCTATCGGGCGCTCGGCGTCGGCGGCTATGCCGGGGCGGGCGCGCTCATCGCCTTGCTCTTGCTGGGCTTCCCGGTGATCTTTCACGTCGAGGCCAGCGTCGATTGGATATTGCTCGGATTTCTCGGGCTCTTGGGCGCGGTGCCTGCGATCGATTCCGCTGTCTCGCTCGTAAACCAGGGTTTGACCCACCAGTTCCGCGTCACCCAGATTCCCGGTCTTGAGCTGCGCGGTGAGGTTCCCGTCGAGTTGCGCACCCTCGTGGTCATACCCACCCTGCTGACCAGTTCCGACGCGATCCTCGAGCAGGTCGAGCAACTGGAAAGCCACCATCTTGCCAGCATATGCGGCGACATCCAGTTCGCGCTGCTTTCGGATTGGCGCGATGCGGCAAGCGAGACGGTCGATGGCGACGACACCCTCTTGCAGACAGCCATCGATGCCGTCGCGCGCCTGAACCAGCGGCACCCGCCCTCGCCCAGCGGCGCCAGGTTCCTGTTGCTCCATCGCCGCCGCGTCTGGAACGAAAGCGAAGGCCGGTGGATGGGCTGGGAGCGCAAGCGCGGCAAGCTCCATGAACTGAACCGCCTGCTCCGCGGCGCCAGGGACACGACATTCATCGCCCTCGCCGGGCAGCCGCCAACGGTATCCGAGGGCGTTCGTTATGTGATCACCCTGGACGCGGACACCCGCCTTCCCCCCGACACCGTGCGCCGGCTGATCGGCAAGATGGCGCATCCGCTCAACCACCCCATCGTCGACCCCGTCAAACGCCGCGTCATCGAGGGCTACGCCATCCTTCAGCCTCGCGTCACACCCAGCCTGCCAGTCGGAGCGGAGGGCTCGGCCTATCAACGGGCCTTTTCCAGCCCAAATGGCATCGATCCCTATTCGTCCGCGGTTTCCGACGTGTATCAGGACCTGTTCGGCGAAGGCTCCTATGCCGGCAAGGGCATCTATGCGGTCGATGCTTTCGAGACCGTGCTCGCCGATCGCGTGCCGGACTCGACCCTGCTGAGCCATGATCTGTTCGAGGGCGTATTTGCCCGGACCGGCCTCGCAACCGACGTCGAGGTCGTCGAATCCTACCCGACCCGCTATGACATCGCGTCACTGCGCTACCATCGCTGGGCGCGGGGTGATTGGCAATTATTGCCCTGGATCCTCGGTTGGAGCGTGCTGCTCGGAAAATCGCGGCGCTTGCCCGCCCAGATGCCGGCTAGCGGCCGCTGGAAAATGATCGACAATTTGCGGCGGTCCGTCACGCCCTTGACCTGCGTGCTGGCGCTGTTGGCGGGATGGGCGTTGCCGTTCGATGCGGCCCTCGTCTGGACGCTCTTTTTCCTGGGGACGATTGCGCTACCGAGCCTGGCGCCCGTTTTCGCATCGGCAGGTGCCCGACATCCCGGCATCCCGGCACGCGTGCATTTGGCGAGGGTGTTGCACGATCTTGGCGACGCGCTCTGGCAAATTCTGCTGATCGTGACGCTGCTCGCGCACCAGGCCTGGCTGATGGCCGACGCGGTCATACGAACCCTGACGCGCCTGTTCATCACCCGCCGCAATCTCCTCCAATGGACACCCGCCGCCCAAGCGACGATCGGCCGCGATCCGAGCCTCGGCACCTATTACAGCTGGATGGCGGGCGCCGTTGTGACGGGCGTCGTCGCGATAGCCGGAACCGCGTATTTCGGGGACCGCACCTTCTATCTCGCTGCGCCCTTCGCGATCCTCTGGATCCTTTCGCCCGCAATCGCGCGATGGGTGAGCCGACCGTCCAGCGCCGTGCCGGAACAGATATTGAGCGACACCGACCGCCAGGCCCTACGACTGATTGCACGGCGCACCTGGCGCTATTTCGAGACCTTCGTCACGCCCCGCGACCACATGCTTCCCCCGGACAATTTCCAGGAGACGCCATCGCCGGTGCTCGCGAGGCGCACTTCACCGACCAATATCGGCCTCTACCTCCTGTCGACCGCAAGCGCCCATGATTTCGGCTGGGCAGGCGCTATCGATACAGCTGAGCGGCTCGAGGCGACGATGGCGACGATGGCGAAGCTCGACCGCTATCGCGGCCATTTCTATAATTGGTACGACACCGAAAATCTGCGCGCCCTCGATCCGCAATATGTTTCGTCCGTCGATAGCGGCAATCTTGCGGGCCACCTCATCGCGCTCGCCCGTTCGTGTGAAGATTGGTCCGTCCGCGCACTTGATGATACGGAACGGCTTGCCGGCATCTTCGATGCACTCTTGCTCGTGCGCGAGGAGGTCGAGGCCCTTCGCGACGCACGGCGCACCGAAACCGTCACGTGGCGGCAGCTCGACGATGAAGTCGCGCTCATCTTCGCTCAGCTGGAAACCACACCAGCCGAGGGCACAACGCTGGCCGAGCGGCTCCATCGGCTGGCTGCACCTGCGGAGATTCTCGTCGATCTCGCCAAGGCCTTCGCGGCGGAGCGCGGAGAGGACGCCTCGAACATCAAGTTTTGGGCGCAGGCGGTTTGCCATTCGATCGCCAGTCACCAACGCGACCTGTCGGCCGACGGCGATTTCGCTACCCGCCTGACCGCCATCGGTCGCAGCGCACGGGAAATGGCGTTGGCGATGGAGTTTGATTTCCTCCTCAACCAGGAGCGTCAGCTTCTTTCGATCGGGTTCGTGGTGCGCGACGGCGCGCTCGATGAGAGCTGTTATGACCTCCTCGCCTCGGAAGCCCGTCTGGCAAGCTTCATCGCGATTGCCAAGGGCGACCTACCCGCCCGGCACTGGTTTCGGCTTGGACACAGCGTCACCCCGATCAAGGGCGGTGCTGCATTGCTGTCTTGGTCCGGCTCGATGTTTGAATATCTTATGCCCGCCTTGATCATGCGCGCGCCGAGCCAAAGCATCCTGGGGCGCACCAATCGCGCCGTTATCCGCCGCCAACGAGATTATGCCAAGGCGCTGGCGATGCCGTGGGGCATTTCCGAATCCGCCTATAACGCCCGCGACCTCCATCGCACCTATCAATATTCCAACTTCGGAATACCGGGCCTCGGCCTCAAGCGCGGTCTCGGTGAGGATGCGGTGGTCGCGCCTTACGCCACAGCGCTCGCCGCGCTCGTCGAGCCGGTCTCAGCGGCGCGCAACTTCACCCACCTGGCACAATATGGCGCGCGTGGCCGGTTCGGATTTTTCGAGGCGCTCGACTTCACCACCCGCCGTCTGTCGGAGGGGCAAAATGTCGCGATCGTCCAGGCCTTTATGGCCCATCACCAGGGGATGACCGTCGTCGCACTAGCCGATACGGTGCTTGGCGGGATGATGCGCGAGCGGTTCCATTCCGAACCGATCATGCACGCGGTGGAATTGCTTCTGCATGAGCGCATGCCCCACGAAATCGCCGCGGCGCCGTCCTGGGCAAGCGATGCCAAGCCCGACGCGAAGATCCGCGAATTCGCGACGATCACCGCTTGGCGACACGTCAATCCGCATGCTGCTTCGCCGGCCACGCATCTCCTCTCCAACGGGCGCTACACTGTCATGCTGACGGCGGCCGGGTCGGGCTACAGCCGTTGGCGAGATCAGGCCGTTACCCGCTGGCGCGAGGACGCGACGTGCGATGACTGGGGCGCCTATCTCTATTTGCGCGATGTCGAGAGCAATCAGCTTTGGTCAGCGACCTATCAGCCGACGAGCGTCGAGCCGGATTATTATTCCGTCGAGTTCAACGAGGAACGCGCGACATTCTTGCGCCAGGACGGCGATCTCCATACGGCGCTCGAGGTGGTCGTCTCGACCGAGGACGACGCGGAGGTGCGCCGCCTCACGATTACCAATAATGGACGCCGTCCCAGAGAGATCGAGGTAACCTCCTACGCCGAGATCGCCATCGCACCGCAAGCGGCCGATGTCGCGCATCCGGTGTTCTCGAAACTCTTCATCCAGACCGAGTTTGTCGCCCGCTTCGGAGCCATCCTCGCGACCCGCCGCCGGCGATCAGCGGACGAAACAGAGATCTGGGCGGCGCATCATTCGGTCGCTTCAGGTGACGTTGTCTCGAACGCGGAATTCGATTCCGATCGAACCCGATTTCTGGGACGCGGGCTCGGCGTTCGCACCCCGGCCGCAGCTATGGATGGTCGACTCCTCGCGCGCTCTACCGGTACGATTCTGGACCCCGCATTCGTCCTGCGCCGGCGGGTCCGCTTGGCGCCGGGTGCCGCCGCGCGCATCGACTTCTGGACGGTGGTGGCGGACTCGCGCGAAAAGCTGCTCGACGTTGTCGACAAAACGAACGACATCAGTGCCTTCGAGCGGGCGGTGACGCTGGCTTGGACGCAGGCTCAAATCCAGCTCCATCATCTCGGTATTGAGCGGGATGAGGCGAACGACTTCCAACGTCTCGCTGGCCATCTCATCTATGCTGGTCCATCCCTTCGATCCTCCTCGGAAATCATCACGAGCGGCGCAGGCCCGCAATCAGGCCTTTGGCCACAGGGGATCTCGGGCGATCTGCCGATCATCCTGCTGCGCATCGCGAACATCGAGGACATAAGGCTCGTCCATCAGCTGCTGCAGGCCATGGAATATTGGCGCAGCCGCAGGCTCGAGGTCGACCTCGTCATCCTCAATGAACGTGCCGCCTCCTATGTTCAGGATTTGCAGACGGCGCTTGAGACCACATTGCGCACCAGCCAGGCCCGTCCACCCGCATCGGCAGAAGGGCTGACGGGCCAGGTATTCATCCTGCGTGCCGACCTTGTTTCCGCCGAAACCAGTGCCTTGCTGGCCTCTGTCGCGCGCGTCAGACTAACAGGAGATGGCGGCGGTCTCGCTGAGCAACTCAACCGCATCAAGGCCCCGATCCCTCCCCTACGCACAGATCGCCGGACGGCCGCGCAAACGGCCCCATCGCAACCCGACACCGAGGCCGGGGCGCCGCTCGAATATTTCAATGGAATCGGCGGCTTTGCCGACGACGGCCGCGAATATGTCATCACCCTGGGCCCCGGCCAGTCGACCCCTGCGCCATGGATCAACGTCATCGCCAACCCGAACTTCGGATTCCAGATTTCAGCCGAAGGATGCGGCTTCACCTGGTCGGTCAATAGCCGCGAACACCAACTGACTCCTTGGTCGAACGATCCCGTCACCGACCGTCCCGGCGACGCCATCTATCTGCGCGATGAGGACACAGGTGAGCTCTGGTGTCCGACAGCGCTTCCCATTCGCGACGAAATGGGGGTCTATGTCACCCGCCACGGCTGGGGTTACAGTCGCTTCGAGCATATGGCGCGCGGCATTGCATCGGAAATGACGACGTTCGTGCCCAAGGCCGATCCCATCCGGATCACGCGATTGAAATTGCGCAATCAGAGCGATCGGCGGCGGCGTGTGTCCGTCACCGCCTATGTCGACTGGGTTCTAGGCACATCGCGGGCGGCAGCCGCGCCCTATGTCTGCACCGAAGTCGATCCGGACCTTCAGGCGATCTTCGCGCGCAATCCGTGGAACGCCGCCTTCGCCGGCAGGGTCGCCTTTCTGGACCTTGCCGGCCAGCAGACAAGCTGGACAGGGGACCGCCGCGAGTTCATCGGCCGCAACGGCTGCCTGTCTGATCCGGTCGGGCTAGCCGGATCAGCACGGCTATCGGGCAATGCCGGGGCAGGTCTTGATCCGTGCGGCGCCATGGCAACAACGCTCGAGCTGGCGCCAGGCGCCGAGAGTGAAATCGTCATCCTCCTCGGCGACGCCACCGGGCCGGAGGAAGCCACCGCACTCATCAATCGCTATCGCGAGGCGGATCTCGATGCGGTGTTCACCGAAATTCACGATCAATGGGAAGAGCTGCTCGGAACCGTCAAGGTAAAGACACCCGACCGATCCCTGGACATCATGGCCAATGGCTGGCTCCTTTACCAGACGATCGCCTGCCGCCTATGGGCGCGTTCCGGCTTCTACCAGGCGAGCGGCGCTTATGGTTTCCGCGATCAGCTCCAGGACGGCATGGCGCTGGCCGCCCTGCATCCGTCCTTCACGCGCGAACATCTGTTGCGCGCCGCCGCGCGCCAATTCGCCGAGGGCGACGTCCAACACTGGTGGCTTCCTCATTCAGGCGCAGGCGTCCGCACCCGCATCTCCGACGACAGGCTCTGGCTCGCCTTTTGTGTAGCCCAATATCTCGACGTGGCCGGCGATGCCTCGCTGCTCGACGAGGCCGTTCCCTTTCTGGAGGGGCAGAAGCTGAAGGACGACGAACATGACAGCTTCTTCACGCCCACCGTCTCGGACCGAATAGCGAGCGTATACGAGCATTGCGCGATCGCGCTCGACGCCAGCCTCGCGCGTGGCGCCCACGGTCTTCCCCTTATCGGCGGCGGCGATTGGAACGACGGCATGAATCGGGTGGGCAGCGGGGGTCAGGGTGAAAGCGTATGGCTCGCCTGGTTGTCGCATATGGCGCTCACCGCCTTCGCCGCGATAGCCGAGGCGCGTGGTGAAGCGGCGCGGGCGTCGACATGGCGCGAAGCGGCGAAGGCATTGCAAAAGGCGCTGGAGGACAATGCGTGGGACGGCGGATGGTACCGGCGCGCATGGTTCGATGATGGCACCCCCATCGGGTCGGCGACGAACGACGAATGCCGGATCGATTCGATCGCGCAGTCCTGGGCCGTCATTTCGGGTGCCGCGCAGTCAGAGCGCGCAGCGCGGGCGATGGACGCCGTCGCGCGGGAACTGATCCGCGACGATGATGGTCTTGCCTTGCTGTTCACGCCACCTTTTGATCGAACGCCTCACGATCCCGGCTATATCAAAGGCTATCCACCGGGAATTCGCGAGAATGGTGGCCAATATACCCATGGCGCCGTCTGGTCGATCATCGCGCTTGCGCGGCTCGGCCAAGGCGCGAAGGCAGCCTCTCTCTTTTGGCTGCTCAACCCGATCAACCACGCCCGTAACCGCTCCGATCTGCGCCGCTACAAGGTGGAACCCTATGTCGTCGCGGCCGACGTCTATTCCGCGGCGGATCATGTCGGCCGGGGGGGATGGACCTGGTATACGGGATCAGCCGCCTGGCTGTATCGCGCCGGGGTGGAAGAGATATTGGGGCTGCGCTTGCGCGGAACGGCGCTCCATCTCGATCCGTGCATTCCCGATAGCTGGCCCGGCTTCGAGATTTCGCTGCGGCGCGGATCGACCCGCTTCGAGATCCGTGTCGAAAATCCCTGGGGTGTCGCAAAGGGGATCGCCTCGGCGCTGATTGACGATACCGAGATCGCCGAGCGTCCTTTCGAGATCGATCTCCCCGATGACGGCAAAACGCATCAGATCCTGGTCGTCATGGGATGA